A stretch of DNA from Desulfurella amilsii:
CCAGCCCGGTATTGCCAAAATATAAATTTTTCTTGACTAAATTGTAATTGTTATAATATAATAACCCAAGTAATTTATCGGAGGTTAAAATGAAAAAGAGCAAAAAGATATTTTTTGGTATCATTACAATAATTGTTTTGGTTGCAATCTTTTCTATTATTAGAAAAAAACACGAATTATCTAGCTTTGAAAAACCTACAAGGTATCCCTTAGTAGTTGATGCTTCCTATATCCACAAAGGAGAGCTCAAATCTTTTCAAAAGTTCTTGGGTGAATTTAGACCCGAAAACGACGCGCTTGTAAATGCAAAATTCAATTCTACAGTAATTTATATAGCAAACGAAGGAACAAAAGTAAAAAAAGGGGACATAATTTTTAAACTTGATTCAAAAGATATTGAGTCTAATATTTCTGCGCTGTCATTTTCTCAAAAAGCACTGCAAAATCAGCTTGAAAGTGCTAAAACACAAATAGAAGCTTCTGCAACTCAATACATTAACTCAAAGAAAAATTATGAACGATACAAAGATTTGTACAGCAAAAATGTCATATCAAAAGTTCAACTCGAAGACATGGAAAATTCTTATAAACAAGCTTTAGCAAATAGACAAGCTGCTTTAAGCAAGGCTAGCGAGTTAGCAAATAACATCAAATCAATATCGGCTCAAATAGACAGCCTCAATGATAATTTAAGTTATTGTGAGTTTAAGGCTCCATTTGACGGTATTGTTGCAAATAAGTTTCTTAATGTAGGCGATACTGCTATTGTTGGAAAACCCATTATTGAATTAGTAGGTTCTGGTAGATATTTGATTTATGTCACTACACCAATTGATGTAGCATTGAAATTGAAAAGAGATGATATAGAAACTGCATACTATAATGATAAACCAATGAATGCTAAAGTAGAAGATATTTTACAATCATCCCAAAATAACCTAGCAACAGTGAAACTATCTGTTTCTAAAAACCCCTTTAACCTACCAGCTCATACATATTTAGATGTGTATATTTACGATGGGAAATGCAAAGGCTTTATAGTTAGCGCTAATTCAATTGTCAAAAAAATCGATGGCATATATGTTATTGGTATTAAAAACTCAAAAGCACAATTGGTTCCAGTTGTACTTAAAGTAAAAACTCCAACCCAAGCGTGCGTTGAAGGAAAACTAGAAAACATTAAAAAGACAGTGGCGGGAGATGAATCTTTGCTACAGAGAATTTATGAAGGTCAAGAGTTAGTAGAGGATAGAGGGGGCAATTAATGTTGAAATGGTATATTTCAAAGCCTCATATTATATTTTCCGTGCTAATTGCTTTTGTTGTGCTTGGAGTAGTAGGGTTTTATGTAATTCCAAGAGATCTTTTTCCTCCATCTGATAGACCACAGGTGGCAGTTGTCGTTCAAGAGCCTGGCGCTACAGCAAAATATGTAGCAGATCATACAGCATCTGTAATAGAAAGAGAGCTATACACTATAAGCGGCATAAGAAGGGTATATTCTACCTCCAATGATGGATTTTGTACGGTAACAGCAGAATTTCACTACTCTAAATCTATTATAGAAGCCAAAACAGATGTAGCAAACTCATTGAGCAAGATCCAAAATTTATTGCCAAGCAATATTATGCCTCCACAAATCTATGAAATAACTTCCTATACTCCACCCGTTATGGTTCTTAGTATAAGTCCCAAGAAAAACTCGCATTTATCTGTAGCAGATGTTGGATACATTGCTCAAAACCAAATAAAAGATGAGATACTGAGAACAAATGCTGTCGCTAATGTAGATGTTTTTGGCGGCTTTGAGAAAGAAGTACAAATCCAGATTGATAATAATAAACTAAGCTCTTACAATTTATCACCACAAGATGTCATTAGTGCCGTTCAAAAATCAAACAACGATATGCCACTTGGTTTATTGATTAATAAAAATATGCAAAACACATTCATTTTAAAAACTGAAGCAAAAAGCTTAGATGAGTTAAAAAATATTCATATTACAAAAGATGTAAAATTAAGCGATGTTGCAAATATAAAATTTGGCATTAAACCGCCAAATGCTCTTTATCAGGGAAATGGCCATCAAGCAATAGCACTTGGCATTCAAAGACCCTACGGTGGCGCCGTTCTTAGTACTATATCTGGTGTAGAAAAAATATTACCAAAACTTAGGGCTCAATTTCCGCAGTTAAATATAGAAGTGGCAGATAGCCAAAAAGAACTAGTTACATTAAGCAATGAAAATATGCTTGCTGCCCTTAGGGACGCTATAATTTTCACATCATTGGTTATTTTTCTATTTTTAGCCGACTTGCGAATGACAATCATTTCTGCGTTGTCTATTCCATTTGTTTATTTGGCTACCATTGCTTTGATGTGGATTTTTGGTATAGGTTTTAATATCGTA
This window harbors:
- a CDS encoding efflux RND transporter periplasmic adaptor subunit, with product MKKSKKIFFGIITIIVLVAIFSIIRKKHELSSFEKPTRYPLVVDASYIHKGELKSFQKFLGEFRPENDALVNAKFNSTVIYIANEGTKVKKGDIIFKLDSKDIESNISALSFSQKALQNQLESAKTQIEASATQYINSKKNYERYKDLYSKNVISKVQLEDMENSYKQALANRQAALSKASELANNIKSISAQIDSLNDNLSYCEFKAPFDGIVANKFLNVGDTAIVGKPIIELVGSGRYLIYVTTPIDVALKLKRDDIETAYYNDKPMNAKVEDILQSSQNNLATVKLSVSKNPFNLPAHTYLDVYIYDGKCKGFIVSANSIVKKIDGIYVIGIKNSKAQLVPVVLKVKTPTQACVEGKLENIKKTVAGDESLLQRIYEGQELVEDRGGN